In the Streptomyces coeruleoprunus genome, CGAGGTCGGCGCGGGTGCCGGTCCACTTGACGTCGCCCGTGGCGGCGTCGCGGGCCTCGAACTCGTCCTGCGCCTGCGACGTCGACTTCCAGACCGTGCCCAGGTCGAGCAGGTTGACGAAGAAGTCGTTGGTCAGCGCGCCCGGCCTGTCGGTGAGGACGCCGTGCTGCGACCCGGCGTGGTTCGCGCCCAGGACGCGCAGGCCGCCGACGAGCACCGTCATCTCGGGGGCGCTCAGGGTCAGCAGGTTCGCCCTGTCGAGCAGCAGGTACTCGGCGGGCAGCCGGTTGCCCTTGCCGACGTAGTTGCGGAAGCCGTCGGCGGCCGGCTCCAGCGCGGCGAACGACTCGACGTCCGTCTGGTCCTGCGCGGCGTCCACACGGCCGGGCGTGAACGGCACCTCGACGTCGACGCCGCCGTCCCTGGCCGCCTTCTCCACGGCCGCGCCGCCCGCGAGGACGATCAGGTCGGCGAGCGAGACCTGCTTGCCGCCGGCGGAGTTGAAGGACCGCTGGATGCCCTCCAGCGTACGCAGCACCTGCGCCAGCTCGTCCGGGTCGTTGACCTCCCAGCCGCGCTGCGGCTCCAGGCGGATGCGGGCGCCGTTGGCGCCGCCGCGCTTGTCGCTGCCGCGGAAGGTCGAGGCGGACGCCCACGCGGTGGACACCAGCTGGGAGACGGTCAGGCCCGATCCGAGGACCTGCTCCTTCAGGGAGGCGATGTCCGCCGCGTCGATCGGCTCGCCCGTGCGCTCCGGCAGCGGGTCCTGCCACAGCAGCACCTCGGAGGGGACCTCCGGGCCGAGGTAGCGGACGACCGGACCCATGTCACGGTGCGTCAGCTTGAACCAGGCGCGGGCGAAGGCGTCCGCGAACTCCTCGGGGTTCTCGTGGAAGCGCCGCGAGATCTGCTCGTAGACCGGGTCGAAGCGCAGCGAGAGGTCGGTGGTGAGCATCGACGGGAGGTGCTTCTTCGACGGGTCGTGCGCGTCGGGGATGACCGCCTCGGCGTTCTTCGCCACCCACTGGTGGGCGCCGGCCGGGCTCGTGGTCAGCTCGTACTCGTACGCGAACAGGTTCTTGAAGAACTCGTTGCCCCACCGGGTGGGCGTGCTGGTCCAGGTGACCTCCAGGCCACTGGTGATCGCGTCGGCGCCCTTGCCGCTCTTGTACGTGCTCCGCCAGCCGAGGCCCTGCTCCTCCAGCGGGGCCGCCTCGGGGTCGGGGCCGACGTGCTCGGCCGGGCCGGCGCCGTGCGTCTTGCCGAAGGTGTGACCACCGGCGATCAGGGCGACGGTCTCCTCGTCGTTCATCGCCATGCGGCGGAACGTCTCGCGGATGTCGCGGGCCGCGGCGATCGGGTCCGGGTTGCCGTTGGGGCCCTCCGGGTTGACGTAGATGAGGCCCATCTGGACCGCACCCAGCGGGTTCTCCAGCTCGCGGTCGCCCGAGTAGCGCTCGTCGCCGAGCCAGGTGGTCTCGGGGCCCCAGTAGACGTCCTCCTCCGACTCCCACACGTCCTCGCGGCCGCCGGCGAAGCCGAACGTCTTGAAGCCCATCACCTCCAGGGCGACGTTGCCGGTGAGGATCATGAGGTCGGCCCAGGAGATGTTCTGGCCGTACTTCTTCTTGACGGGCCACAGCAGACGGCGCGCCTTGTCCAGGTTGCCGTTGTCCGGCCAGCTGTTGAGCGGGGCGAAGCGCTGCTGTCCGGCGCCGGCGCCGCCGCGGCCGTCGCTGATGCGGTAGGTGCCGGCGCTGTGCCAGGCCATACGGATCATGAGCGGGCCGTAGTGGCCGAAGTCGGCGGGCCACCAGTCCTGCGAGGTGGTCAGTACCTCCGCGATGTCCCGCTTCACGGCCGCGAGATCGAGGGACGCGAACGCCTCGGCGTAGTCGAAGTCCTCACCGAGGGGGTTGGCCACGGCGGGGTTCTTGGCGAGGACCTTCAGATTGAGCCGGTCCGGCCACCACTGCTGGTTTCCGCCGCCCTGGGTCGGGTGGGCGGCGCGCCCGTGTGCGACCGGGCAGCCGCCCGCGCCCTCGGCCTTCGCGTCGACGACGATCGCATCGTGATTCTCGGACATGGGACATCCTTCCGGACCGGGCGGACCAGGGGACTCATGAGGTGAGAGCGCTGGAACAACATGACGGCTCGGAAAGTAGGTCCTCTGGCTGTGTCGGAACCGATCCTATGATGGACATAATCCAAGTCAATACGACAGCCGGACACCGACTGATTCTCGCCGGTGGACTCATTTGTCGGACGCCGCAAAGTTAGGCTGGTGAACATGAGCGATCTGCTGGAACGGCTTCGCGGACGTGGCTGGCGGATCACCGCCCAGCGCCGGGTGGTCGCCGAGGTGCTCGACGGCGACCACGTTCACCTGACCGCGGACGAGGTGCACGCGCGCGCCATCGCCCGGCTCCCGGAGATCTCTCGCGCGACCGTCTACAACACCCTGGGCGAACTCGTCTCGCTGGGTGAGGTGACCGAGGTGACCACCGACGGCCGCGCCAAGCGCTACGACCCGAACGCCCACCGCCCCCACCAGCACCTGGTGTGCTCGGGCTGCGGAGCCGTCCGGGACGTCCACCCCGCCGGCGATCCGCTGGCCGCCCTGCCCGCCTTGGAGCGGTTCGGCTTCACCGTCTCCGAGGTCGAGATGACCTACCGGGGCCTGTGCCCCGACTGCGCCGCCCGCGCCTGACCCGGGGCCTGCCGGGGCTCCCAGGGGCTCAGCCCTCGTCCGGCTCCAGCCGCAGCGAGACCGAGTTGATGCAGTAGCGCTGGTCCGTCGGGGTCGGGTAGCCCTCGCCCTCGAAGACGTGGCCGAGGTGCGAGCCGCAGCGGGCGCAGCGCACCTCGGTGCGGACCATGCCGTACGAGCGGTCCTCGATCAGTTCCACCGCGGCGCTGTCCTTCGGGTCGTAGAAGGACGGCCAGCCGCAGTGGGACTCGAACTTGGTGGTGGAGGTGAACAGCTCCGCGCCGCAGGCCCGGCAGGAGTAGACGCCCTTCGTCTTCGTGTCGGTGTACTCACCGGTGAAGGCGCGCTCCGTGCCGGCCTCGCGCAGGACGTGGTACTCCTCCGGGGTCAGCTCGGCGCGCCACTGCTCGTCCGGCTTCTCGACCTCGTACGGCATGGTCTGCTCAGCTCCCTCGGTTCGGATCAGTTCGACAGGCGGTCCAGGATCCTCGGGCCGAGGTCCGTGACGTCGCCCGCGCCCATCGTGAGAACGAGGTCACCGGGGCGTGCCATTCCCGCGATCACGTCGGGGACCGTGGTCTTGTCGTGGACGGGCATGACGTCGGCGCCCGCCGCGACGGCGGCCTCGGTGATCAGTGCGCTGGTCACGCCGGGGATCGGGTCCTCGCGGGCCGGGTAGATGTCGAGGACGACGGACCGGTCCGCGAGCGCGAGCGCCTGGCCCATCTCCTTGCCCAGCTCCTGGGTGCGGGAGAACAGGTGGGGCTGGAAGACGACGAGGAGGCGGCGGTCGGCGCCCGCGGCCGCGCGCATGGCCTCCAGATCGGCCGTCATCTCGGTGGGGTGGTGCGCGTACGAGTCGATGACCTGGACGCCCGCGGCCTCGCCCTTGAGCTGGAGGCGGCGGCCGACGCCCGTGTACGCGGTGAGGGCCTTCGCCAGGGAGGACGGGTCGACGCCCGTGCGCGCGCCGGCCGCGAGGGCGGCGGCCGCGTTGTGGGCGTAGTGGCGGCCGGGCACCGACACCGTGAAGGTGTGCTCGGCGCCGTCCAGGGCGACCGTGACCTCGCTGGTCATGCCACGGGGCGTGATCGAGAGGATCCGGGCGTCCGAGCCCTCCGCCTCGCCGACCGTCAGGACGTTCAGGCCGGCGCGGCCGGAGACGCGGGCGGCCAGTTCACGGGCGCCCGCGTGCTCGCCGACGACCAGCGTGCCGCCCGGGCGGATCTTGGCGACGAAGGCCTCGAAGGACTCGTAGATCTCGTCCATGGAGGCGTAGTTGGCGTGGTGGTCCAGCTCGACGTTGAGGACGAGGGCGACCTCGGGGTCGTACTTCTGGAAGCTGCGGTCGCTCTCGTCGGCCTCGGCGACGAACAGCTCACCCTCGCCGTGGCGGGCGTTGGTGCCGGGCCCGGCGAGGTCGCCGCCGATGGCGTACGACGGGTCGAGGCCCAGCTCGGTGAGGGCGACGGCCAGCATGGACGTGGTGGTGGTCTTGCCGTGCGTGCCGGCCACGGCGATGGAGCGCAGGCCCTGCATGAGGGCGGCCAGCGCGTCGGAGCGGTGGACCACGGGGATGCCGAGTTGCTGGGCGCGGGCCAGCTCGGGGTTGTCGGCGCGGATCGCGCTGGAGACGACGACGCAGCTGGTGTCCCCGGCGAGGTGGTGCGCGGCGTGCCCGATGTGGACGGTCGCGCCGAGCGCGCGCAGCGACGCGGCGGTCTCGGACTCGCGCGCGTCGCTGCCGGCGACCCGGGCCCCCCGCTGGGCGAGGATCTTGGCGATGCCCGACATTCCGGCGCCGCCGATGCCGATGAAGTGCGGCCGTTCCATTGCGGCAGGGATGGCGGGTGCCATGCGGATCTCTCCCCGGGTGTGTCGTACGTGAGGGCCCAAGCCTATGCGCTGTGCGCGAAGAGCTTGAGCACCGGTACGCCGACCTTGTGGCGCGCCCGGGAGGCCCAGTCGCGGTGGAAGAACTCCTCCACGTAGTGCGGGGCGGTCAGGACGATGACCTCGTCGGCGTCGGCCTCCTCCACGACCGCCTTCATCTTGTCCAGGGGATGGTCCTCGACGACCTGCCCGACGGCTTCGCAGCCGGCGTCGCGCAGGGCCTGGAGCGACGCCTCCAGGGCGGCCTCGGCGGGCCGCCGCGCGGCCCGGCCGGAGGGCTCCTCGCCCTCCTTGGCGGCGTCCTTCAGGGCGCCGATGGCGACGTCGTCGATGGCGCGCAGCAGCACGTCGGCCTGGTCGCCGCGGGGCTGCATCAGCACGATGAACGAGACGCCCTCGTCTCCGTGCAGGCTCGTGACGAACTCCACGTCCACGGACGACAGGGGTTTCTCGATCATCAGAACGCTTGTGAACACCTCGGAAGCCCTTCTGCGGAAACCATCCTTCCCCGTGCCCGCACGGGGTCTGCGAAGTTAAGTGTGCCCAGCTCACGGTAAGCGGAACGACTAATTCCGCCTGATTGTCAGATGCGTCGGTCTGATTATCAGATGGGTTGGTTCCTTCGGATACGCCGGTATCGGGTCAGATACGTCGGTACCGGGTGAAAAGAAATCCGTCCTCCTCCAGCACGGACGCCAGCGCGAACCGGTCCGGCACCTCCAGGGACGGCCCGCCCGCGATGCGCTGCGCACCGCCCGCCGTCAGCATCGGCGACACGGTCAGGCACAGCTCGTCCAGCACCCCGCCGGCGATCATCTGGCCGAGCAGCCGCGGCCCGCCCTCGGTCAGCTGCCGGGTCAGCCCGCGCCCGGCCAGCTCCCGCACGGCCCGCGCGGGCTCCACCCCGGGCCCGTCGCCCGCGATGACCACCTCGACGCCGGCCCGCTCCGCGGCCCGCACCCGCGCGGGGGGCGCGGCCGCACCCGTCAGCACCAGCGTGGGCACCAGCGGCGAGGTGTAGAGGGGCAGCGAGAAGTCCAGGTTCAGCGAGGCGCTGACCACCGCGATGGCGGGCGCGGGCCGCTGCCCGGCGGACTTGCGGCGGGCCGCGAAGGCGTCCCGCGCGCGGGCCGGGCGGTACTGCTCCAGACGGACGGTCTCGGCACCCACCACGATCACGTCGGCCATGGCGCGCAGCGTCCCGAAGATCTTCATGTCGGCCGCCGAGGAAATGGGCTCCGAGCGGCCCTCGTGCTGGGCGGCGCCGTCGAGGGAGGACACCATGTTGGCGCGCAGCCAGGGGCCGTCCCCGGGGTACGCGTAGGCCTCGGCCAGCTCGTCGAGTGACCAGTCGTGGTCGTCGGCCACGGCGGCCCCGTGGGACTCGGCGGGAACGGGCGGTGTCTGGTCGGTCACAGGGAACAGGCGTCGCATGTCGTGCAGTCTGGCACGGCGCTTACAGTGGGGAGCGTGTCGACCAGTGCCCTGACCGAAGCGGTCCCGCTGTCCCTGTGCGCCCGTGAGCCGCACGTCCCCGCCGACCGTCTGGTCGCCGAGATGGTGCCTCCGCCGCGCTTCGACTCGGTGCGCTTCGACACGTACATCCCGGACCCGAACCAGCCCAGCCAGTCCGAGGCCGTCAAGGTGCTCTCCTCCTTCGCCGACGGGCTGGGCGGGGCGCACGCGAGCGGCGCGGGGAAGCGCCGCTGGTTCGCCCGCAGGCCGGCCGCCCCGACGGGGCCGCGCGGGGTGTACCTGGACGGCGGGTACGGCGTCGGCAAGACCCACCTGCTGGCCTCGCTGTGGCACGCCACCCCGGCGGAGCCCGCGCTCAAGGCGTTCGGCACGTTCGTGGAGCTGACCAACCTGGTCGGCGCGCTCGGCTTCCAGCAGACGGTGGCCACGCTCAGCGGGCACCGGCTCCTGTGCATCGACGAGTTCGAGCTCGACGACCCGGGCGACACGGTGCTGGTCTCCACGCTGCTCGGCAAGCTGGTCGACGCGGGCGTGGCCCTGGCCGCCACCTCCAACACCCTGCCCGGGAAGCTCGGCGAGGGCCGGTTCGCGGCCGCCGACTTCCTGCGGGAGATCCAGGGGCTGTCCGCGCACTTCCGGCCGCTGCGGATCGACGGCGAGGACTACCGGCACCGCGGACTGCCCGAGGCGCCCGCGCCGTACTCCGACGAACAGGTGACGAAGGCGGCGTACGCGACGCCGGGCGCCTCGCTCGACGACTTCCCGCACCTGCTGGAGCACCTGGCCCGGGTCCACCCGAGCCGGTACGGGGCGCTCACCGAGGACGTCGCCGCGGTCTGCCTCACCGGGGTGACGGCCGTGCCCGACCAGTCGACCGCGCTGCGGCTGGTGGTCCTGGCGGACCGGCTCTACGACCGCGAGATACCCGTCGTCGCCTCCGGACTGCCCTTCGACCGGCTGTTCAGCGACGAGATGCTGAACGGCGGGTACCGCAAGAAGTACTTCCGGGCGATCTCCCGGCTCACGGCGCTGGCCCGGGACTCGAAGAGACTGGCCGGTGCCTAGGTTGCAGTAGGTTGTGATGCCGTAACCCTGTGAGGTCGTACTCCACCGAAGGGATCCGGCATGGCTACCAAGCGTCACGCGCACACCGTCTGGGAAGGCAACCTGACCGAGGGCCGGGGCACCGTCACCCTTGACTACTCGGGCCTCGGCTCCTACGAGGTCTCCTGGCCGGCCCGTGCCGAGGAGGCCCGGGGCAAGACCAGCCCGGAGGAGCTGATCGCGGCCGCGCACTCCAGCTGCTTCTCGATGGCCTTCTCGGCCGCCCTGGGCAAGAACGGCGGCACGCCGACCCGGCTGAACACCAAGGCCGAGGTCACGTTCGTGCCGGGCACCGGCATCACCAATGTCCACCTCACGGTGGAGGGCGAGGTCCCGGGCATGGACGAGGTCACATTCGCCAAGATCGCCGAGGACGCCAAGGCGAACTGCCCGGTGAGCAAGGCCCTGGCCGGTACGGAGATCACGCTCACGGCGTCGCTCGTGAGCTGACGGCACCCGCGTCGCGCGATCCGGCCGCCACCCCTCGGAGAGGGGCGGCGGCCGGATCGTTTTCGGTCACCCGCCGGCCAACTGGCAACGGGCGTAACCTGTTTCGCACGGTTCACAGCCGTCAACCCGCGTGATACACGTGTGCGGAGATCAACTGCGTGATTTCTCCTGTCCGCCAACAGGGAGTTGCCATGTCCGCAACACGACGTCACATCCTCGCGAGCACCGGTGCGTCCCTCGCCGGTATCGCCTTCACCGGAGCCTTCTCCGAACTCTTCGCGGGAACGGCCGCCGCCACGCCCCCCGGGGGCCCCGCCGGCCACACGGGCCGCGCCGGCTACGGCCCCCTCATACCCGACCCCGACGGCCTGCTCGACCTCCCACGCGGCTTCCGCTACAAGGTGCTGTCCCGTGAGGGCGATCCCCTGCGCTCCGGCGAGGGCACCGTCCCCGGCAACCACGACGGCATGACCGCGCTCGTCGGCCGGCGCGGCCGCGTCCACCTGGTCCGCAACCACGAGAACCGGGCCACCGCGTCGAACGGCGTGCCCACCGTCGAGGGCCTGACCTACGACCCCGTCGCCAGAGGCGGCTGCACGGCCCTCGAACTGGACGGCCGCAACAACGTCCTGGCCGAGCGCGTCGCCCTCGCGGGCACCGCGGTCAACTGCGCGGGCGGCCCGACCCCCTGGAACACCTGGCTCACCTGCGAGGAGACCGACGACAAGGCCGGCACCAACGGCTACACCAAGGACCACGGCTTCATCTTCGAGGTCGACCCCGCCGACCCGCACCGCACCGGGGCCGTCCCGCTCACCGCCATGGGCCGGTTCCCGCACGAGGCGATAGCCGTCGACCCGCGCAGCGGGATCGTGTACGAGACGGAGGACGCGTTCACCAAGCCGTTCGGGCTCTTCTACCGCTTCCTGCCGGAGAAGCCGCTGGGCGGCACGGGCTCGCTGCGCGCGGGCGGCACGCTGGAGGCCATGCGGGTGCCGGGCGTACCGGACCTGTCCGTCGTGCAGGAGCCGGGCACGTGCTTCGAGCGCGTCGAGTGGGTGCCGGTGCCGGACCCCCTGGCCCGTCGCACCCCGATCCGGCTCCAGGACTTCGGGCCCAAGGGCATCACGCACGCGCAGAAGCTGGAGGGCTGCTACTGGGGCGGCTCGTCCGTGTACTTCGTCTCCAGCTTCGCCAGCGCGGAGGACGGCTCGGCCGCCGACCACTACGGGCAGGTGTGGCGGTACGAGCCGCACAAGCGGCGGCTGACGCTGGTCGTCGCCTTCGGGCCGGCCAGCGACATCCGGCTGCCGGGCGAGTCGCCCGACAACATCTGCCTCGCGCCCAGCGGCGGACTGATGGTGTGCGAGGACGGCGACGGCGCCCAGCACGTGTACGGGCTGACGCGGCGCGGCGAGGTGTACGCGATGGCGCGCAACGCGCACAACATCGGCACCGACGCCGAGCCGGAGTACGGCGAGTTCGCGGGCGTCACGTTCTCGCCGGACGGCCGGACGATGTACGTCAACTGCTACGAGCCGGGGACGACGTTCGCGGTGACGGGCCCCTGGCACTGACGGGCGGCCGACGGCCCCGGGGGTGGGCGCGTCGCGCGCCCACCCCTCCACCGGTGGGACATCCACGAGCGCCTCAGCGGCACCGGACGACTGATCAGCTACTTTCCGAAAGTGACATTTTCTGCAAGACAGCTTGTAACACTGACTCTTCTTGGTGCCGTCCTGTCCGGGTGCGGTGCGCCGAGCGTCGATGGTCCCGCCGTGCGCCCGGGGGCGGCGGGCGGCTCCCCCTCCGGACCGTCCGCGGCACCCTCGGCGGCACCGTCCGCCAAAGCTTCCGCCCCCACGATGGCCCCCGGCCCCGGCGGCCTCACGCCGGTCTTCGAGCGTGCCCCCGACGGGGGCGGCAGCGCGGCCGGGAAGACCGTGGCGCTCACCTTCGACGCCGACATGACGGCCGATCAGGGGCCCCGGGCGGCGCGCGGCGAGCGGTTCGACAACCCGGGGCTCATCGCCGCGCTGCGCCGCCTCCGCGTGGACGCGACGGTGTTCATGACCGGCCGGTGGGCGGAGGAGTACCCGGACCAGGCCCGGTCGATCGGCACGGACCCGCGCTTCGAGATCGCCAACCACTCCTACAGCCACCACGCCTTCAAGGCGCCCTGCTACGGACTGCCCACGCTGCGGCCGCACCAGATGGCGGCGGACGTGAGCCGGGCCTTCACGGCCTTCCGGGAGGCCGGGGCGCGCAACGTCGTGCCGTACTTCCGCTTCCCCGGCGGCTGCCACGACGAGGCGGCGCTGCGCGCGCTGGCGCCCGCGAAGGTGACGGCGGTGCAGTGGGACGTGGTCAGCGGCGACGCCTTCGCCACCGACCCGGACTCGGTGGCCACCCAGGTCCTGGCCGGAGTGCGGCCCGGCTCCGTGGTGGTGATGCACTGCACGCTCAGCGCCGCGCCGGTCACCGAGCAGGCGATCCTGAAGATCGTCCCCGAGCTGCGGCGCCGCGGCTACCGGTTCGTCAAGGTCTCGGAGCTGATGACCGGCTAGCCGGAGCAGGCGGTCCGCTCGGCCTCCCGCCACTCGCACACCGGGCAGAGCGTGATGCCCTTGGTGGACTCGGGGTACTCCGTCGGCTCCCCGCACAGCACGCAGCCGGCGAACGGCGGCCCGGCCTCGACGGCGTCCGCCGTGGTCCCCCCGTACGCGGCGTCGCCACGCTTCTCGTCCATGTGTACGACTGTAGCTCCGTCGTCTGCGCTAGTCTCGCGCGCCATGAACGAAGATCATAAGAACGAGCCGGTCTTCATCCGCTCGCGTTGGGGCACCAGGCGCTATGTCTACAACCCCGGGAACCCGATCGGCCTTGCGCTGATCATCGGCACCCTGCTGTTCGCCGGAGGCATGATGTACAACCTCCAGGAGGACCTCTCCTGGAGCGAGTGGGAGCTGGACGACGCCGTGCACGCCGCCGCCCGCACTCTGGAGACGACGCCGCAGCGGCTCACCTTCGGCGACGACTACGCGGACCTGATCCACGACGCGATCGACGCCACGAAGGAAGGCCCCTCCACGCACGTCAAGGTCTCGCCGGAGTGGGGCAACGGCGAGGACCCGACCGGCGACCGCTTCGACATCCGGACCACCGACACGAAGACCCGGTACTGCATGACCCTCACGCCGCCCCAGCCCGAGGACTCCGACGACCCGCTCGCACCGGACCCGGTGGTCACGCTGTCGGTCCAGGTGACCAAGGGCTCCTGCTGACCGCCCCCGCCCTCAGCTCTGCGACGGCTGTGGCGTCAGTTCACTCGGGCGTACGACGACGAAGCCCTCGCCCTGCAGCATCAGCTGGACCGCCTCGCCCGAGCCGCCGCGCAGCATCGACCCGAACGACTGCGAGCGGTGCAGCGAGGTGGACAGCTGGGCGGTCCAGCCGACGACGGCGTCCGTGTCCACGTAGACCGGCTGCTGCGCAGTGACCGGGATGACGACCGGCTCGCCGTCGCAGACCAGCGCCAGCATGCCGTGGCCGGTGAAGACGCTGTTGAAGAGCCCGCCGCCGGCCATCCCGGCGCCCTTCACCGTCTTGATCTCG is a window encoding:
- a CDS encoding pyrimidine reductase family protein, yielding MRRLFPVTDQTPPVPAESHGAAVADDHDWSLDELAEAYAYPGDGPWLRANMVSSLDGAAQHEGRSEPISSAADMKIFGTLRAMADVIVVGAETVRLEQYRPARARDAFAARRKSAGQRPAPAIAVVSASLNLDFSLPLYTSPLVPTLVLTGAAAPPARVRAAERAGVEVVIAGDGPGVEPARAVRELAGRGLTRQLTEGGPRLLGQMIAGGVLDELCLTVSPMLTAGGAQRIAGGPSLEVPDRFALASVLEEDGFLFTRYRRI
- a CDS encoding indole-3-glycerol phosphate synthase; translated protein: MFTSVLMIEKPLSSVDVEFVTSLHGDEGVSFIVLMQPRGDQADVLLRAIDDVAIGALKDAAKEGEEPSGRAARRPAEAALEASLQALRDAGCEAVGQVVEDHPLDKMKAVVEEADADEVIVLTAPHYVEEFFHRDWASRARHKVGVPVLKLFAHSA
- a CDS encoding Fur family transcriptional regulator, with product MSDLLERLRGRGWRITAQRRVVAEVLDGDHVHLTADEVHARAIARLPEISRATVYNTLGELVSLGEVTEVTTDGRAKRYDPNAHRPHQHLVCSGCGAVRDVHPAGDPLAALPALERFGFTVSEVEMTYRGLCPDCAARA
- the msrB gene encoding peptide-methionine (R)-S-oxide reductase MsrB, producing MPYEVEKPDEQWRAELTPEEYHVLREAGTERAFTGEYTDTKTKGVYSCRACGAELFTSTTKFESHCGWPSFYDPKDSAAVELIEDRSYGMVRTEVRCARCGSHLGHVFEGEGYPTPTDQRYCINSVSLRLEPDEG
- a CDS encoding polysaccharide deacetylase family protein; translation: MTFSARQLVTLTLLGAVLSGCGAPSVDGPAVRPGAAGGSPSGPSAAPSAAPSAKASAPTMAPGPGGLTPVFERAPDGGGSAAGKTVALTFDADMTADQGPRAARGERFDNPGLIAALRRLRVDATVFMTGRWAEEYPDQARSIGTDPRFEIANHSYSHHAFKAPCYGLPTLRPHQMAADVSRAFTAFREAGARNVVPYFRFPGGCHDEAALRALAPAKVTAVQWDVVSGDAFATDPDSVATQVLAGVRPGSVVVMHCTLSAAPVTEQAILKIVPELRRRGYRFVKVSELMTG
- the zapE gene encoding cell division protein ZapE, whose translation is MSTSALTEAVPLSLCAREPHVPADRLVAEMVPPPRFDSVRFDTYIPDPNQPSQSEAVKVLSSFADGLGGAHASGAGKRRWFARRPAAPTGPRGVYLDGGYGVGKTHLLASLWHATPAEPALKAFGTFVELTNLVGALGFQQTVATLSGHRLLCIDEFELDDPGDTVLVSTLLGKLVDAGVALAATSNTLPGKLGEGRFAAADFLREIQGLSAHFRPLRIDGEDYRHRGLPEAPAPYSDEQVTKAAYATPGASLDDFPHLLEHLARVHPSRYGALTEDVAAVCLTGVTAVPDQSTALRLVVLADRLYDREIPVVASGLPFDRLFSDEMLNGGYRKKYFRAISRLTALARDSKRLAGA
- the murC gene encoding UDP-N-acetylmuramate--L-alanine ligase; the encoded protein is MAPAIPAAMERPHFIGIGGAGMSGIAKILAQRGARVAGSDARESETAASLRALGATVHIGHAAHHLAGDTSCVVVSSAIRADNPELARAQQLGIPVVHRSDALAALMQGLRSIAVAGTHGKTTTTSMLAVALTELGLDPSYAIGGDLAGPGTNARHGEGELFVAEADESDRSFQKYDPEVALVLNVELDHHANYASMDEIYESFEAFVAKIRPGGTLVVGEHAGARELAARVSGRAGLNVLTVGEAEGSDARILSITPRGMTSEVTVALDGAEHTFTVSVPGRHYAHNAAAALAAGARTGVDPSSLAKALTAYTGVGRRLQLKGEAAGVQVIDSYAHHPTEMTADLEAMRAAAGADRRLLVVFQPHLFSRTQELGKEMGQALALADRSVVLDIYPAREDPIPGVTSALITEAAVAAGADVMPVHDKTTVPDVIAGMARPGDLVLTMGAGDVTDLGPRILDRLSN
- the katG gene encoding catalase/peroxidase HPI; the protein is MSENHDAIVVDAKAEGAGGCPVAHGRAAHPTQGGGNQQWWPDRLNLKVLAKNPAVANPLGEDFDYAEAFASLDLAAVKRDIAEVLTTSQDWWPADFGHYGPLMIRMAWHSAGTYRISDGRGGAGAGQQRFAPLNSWPDNGNLDKARRLLWPVKKKYGQNISWADLMILTGNVALEVMGFKTFGFAGGREDVWESEEDVYWGPETTWLGDERYSGDRELENPLGAVQMGLIYVNPEGPNGNPDPIAAARDIRETFRRMAMNDEETVALIAGGHTFGKTHGAGPAEHVGPDPEAAPLEEQGLGWRSTYKSGKGADAITSGLEVTWTSTPTRWGNEFFKNLFAYEYELTTSPAGAHQWVAKNAEAVIPDAHDPSKKHLPSMLTTDLSLRFDPVYEQISRRFHENPEEFADAFARAWFKLTHRDMGPVVRYLGPEVPSEVLLWQDPLPERTGEPIDAADIASLKEQVLGSGLTVSQLVSTAWASASTFRGSDKRGGANGARIRLEPQRGWEVNDPDELAQVLRTLEGIQRSFNSAGGKQVSLADLIVLAGGAAVEKAARDGGVDVEVPFTPGRVDAAQDQTDVESFAALEPAADGFRNYVGKGNRLPAEYLLLDRANLLTLSAPEMTVLVGGLRVLGANHAGSQHGVLTDRPGALTNDFFVNLLDLGTVWKSTSQAQDEFEARDAATGDVKWTGTRADLVFGSNSELRALAEVYASDDAKEKFVTDFVAAWDKVMNLDRFDLV
- a CDS encoding OsmC family protein; translation: MATKRHAHTVWEGNLTEGRGTVTLDYSGLGSYEVSWPARAEEARGKTSPEELIAAAHSSCFSMAFSAALGKNGGTPTRLNTKAEVTFVPGTGITNVHLTVEGEVPGMDEVTFAKIAEDAKANCPVSKALAGTEITLTASLVS
- a CDS encoding alkaline phosphatase PhoX, coding for MSATRRHILASTGASLAGIAFTGAFSELFAGTAAATPPGGPAGHTGRAGYGPLIPDPDGLLDLPRGFRYKVLSREGDPLRSGEGTVPGNHDGMTALVGRRGRVHLVRNHENRATASNGVPTVEGLTYDPVARGGCTALELDGRNNVLAERVALAGTAVNCAGGPTPWNTWLTCEETDDKAGTNGYTKDHGFIFEVDPADPHRTGAVPLTAMGRFPHEAIAVDPRSGIVYETEDAFTKPFGLFYRFLPEKPLGGTGSLRAGGTLEAMRVPGVPDLSVVQEPGTCFERVEWVPVPDPLARRTPIRLQDFGPKGITHAQKLEGCYWGGSSVYFVSSFASAEDGSAADHYGQVWRYEPHKRRLTLVVAFGPASDIRLPGESPDNICLAPSGGLMVCEDGDGAQHVYGLTRRGEVYAMARNAHNIGTDAEPEYGEFAGVTFSPDGRTMYVNCYEPGTTFAVTGPWH